DNA sequence from the Desulfosporosinus sp. Sb-LF genome:
CTTCGATAGACACAACTGTAATGAACAGATATATGATAAAATAATTCCCGTTTATCCCAATGGACTTGGGGATACGTGTGGAAAGTGTATGTGCAAGGTTCCATGTTCTTTTACGAATCCTACCAAAAATCTAATAGAGAAATAAGGTCAATAACCAGGAAAGATGATTGATGGGAAGCAGTCGTCTTGCTAGTGCGACAGATAAATGTAGTCGACAAATAGTTGATATGGCAAAAACATTGTCTGAATTACGTGTCCGGTAAATGAGTAAGAAAGTCTTATATTTACTGACATAGTTAAACTCAGCTAAATCCCATCGTCATTTCTGCCGAGATTAAAAGGTTAGAAGGGGGGGTATTTACCTGTGCGGGTGTGTGACGGAAAGCTTTCATGTGGAGCAGAGCAAAAGGTGGGATAATATCAAAACCTTACCTAATGCTATTGTTTATCGGATACAAGCGTGTTTTTGGGTTAAATAGCAAGGAAATTTGTTAATTGTTAGAGATCAATAAACTGATAACAAAAATCTATTTTCGGAAAGGCGTTACTTTGTTCGGGGAATTAGAAAATACACCTTAAATTCAGTCCCACATGAGCTACTCTCTATTGCCTATGTTGCTAATACTATTTGTTTGTTTTGCGTGGAGGTATCTGCCTGTAGAAGAGGGAGCCTTTCGCCTCTCCATACTCCAGAAACAGTTCAAACGCTTGATGTAACTCCCTCTGATAAAAAGGTTATTGGAGGTTTTATTATGGAAAGGGAACTGCATACCGATGTATATTTATACACTTCTATGCAAGCGAGAATTGTTCTTTCCATAACCCAGCAAACCCCAAGGCCAGAGCGTGTTATAATTCAGTTTACAGGTTGGTTCCGCATTATATTCTGTGCCCGTTTCTGCCGGTCGAGTGCATATTGAGAGTATTGAGTGGAACCATATAAAGTATATAGAGCTAGAAAAAGGGATGTAATTTGTAAAAATATTTGATATAGTATGATAGCATGGGAGGAAGCTTTCTGTGGCGAAAATGGAATGAAAAGAGGGTGGTATTAGTAATGTCAGTAAAAGTTAGAATTCTAGCGATCCTTATCGCATTCGCCTTAGTCCCAGTGCTAGTTGGCGGAGGAATTAACTACTGGACAGTTTATAATGACTTGTCGAAAACAGAACGCGAGCAGGCGATGTTTGCTACGCAGGCATCGGCCAATACTATGACTATATTAGGTCAACAGATGGAGCAAGCGGCAAAAACCTATGGCTTTTGGGATGATTCACATTCTGCTATTCAAGCTAAAGATACTGCTTGGATTGTTGATAATATAAATGTTGCCGCCGATGATTTCGGTATTGACTTTGGAATTACAATGGACGGGACCGGAACCGTTTTAAATTCGTTTGGAAAAGAGACATACACAGGTGATTTGCGACAACAGCCGTTACTAAAAAGAGCCATCGCAGGGGAAAAGATATTATCGGGAGTCTATCAGGCCCAAAAGGGATTGGCCTTTGTGGGTGTAGCTCAAGTGCTAGGAACTAAGGGAACGGGCGTAAAAGCTGGATATCTTGTATTCGGTAAATACCTAACAACAGACCAAATTGAAACTGTTAAAAAGATGACTGGGTCAGACCTATCTGTGTTACCAAAAGCAGGTCAAGCATTAGTTACAAATAAGCAATTTACAAGTAACGGAATCAACGGTTCAGTCGTGCATAGTGTTGGAAACGGTGTATCTTACTTAACAAGTTATACTCCCTTAAAAGATATAAATAATGAGGAAATAGGTCAACTCGCAATTACAATCACAGCAAACGCCAGTATGGAGGCTAGGAATGACTTATTAAAAGTTTTCTTAGTGATTGTTATTGTCAGTATTTTATTGGCAATTGTTATTGGACTTATAGCTGCTAATGTACTTATTAAACCGATTGTTATCACGTCCGGACTCTTAAAGGAGGTGACGGCAGGAGACTTTAGTCACGAACATAAAATTGAGTCAAAAGGCGAAATAGGAGAAATGTTAAATGCCTATAACGGCATGGTCGGTGGCCTACGGGTTTATGTCCAGGGGACAAACGATAGTGCCGAAGAATTAGCCAACTCAACCAACATGTTTTCGGTCAATATCGACTTCCTGGCCAATGCAAGTGAAGAAATAACAAGGGGTGTTCAAGAAGTCGCTAGTATGGTACAAAATGTCCAGACGAATACGAAGATGACCGTGGATTCAGTCAAGAGGATGACTGAAAGTATCCGAGAAATATCCGGCAATTCTTTGGGTGTTTACGAACTAGCGAATCAAACCGCTCAGCTTGCTGAATCCGGTGTTACGGAAATAGAATCTGCTGTAAGCCAAATGAACACTATTCTAGGCCAATCTAAGACAATGGAGAATGAAGTAGTTCACCTTGATGAGAACTCACAGAAAGTCGGACAAATAACTGAAGTAATAACAGCCATCGCATCACAGACCAATTTATTAGCCTTGAATGCAGCCATTGAAGCAGCAAGAGCTGGTGAGAATGGTCGAGGGTTTTCGGTCGTTGCTGATGAAGTAAGGAAACTCGCTGAAGGTGCTACTAGGGCGGCAAATGAAATAAAATCAATTGTCTTTGAAATCCAGAAGGGGACAGAGAATGTTACGAATTCCATCTTAAATGAGGCTCGCTCGATTGCCGAGGGAGCAGAGCTTGTAAGAAATGCTGGACAGTCATTTGCAGAAATTCAGCAAGCAGCGCTGCATGTTACGGACAAGGCTATGGATATTACGACAGAAACCAAGCAATTAGCAAGTGATAGTGATGATGCTGTCAATATCATTATGAAAGCAGAAGAAAACGCAGTGCAAGTAGCCAATAGTGCTCAAAGCATTGCCGCAGCAACCCAGGAACAATCGGCATCTGTTCAAGAAGTAGCCGGTACAATTGGGAGTCTGAATACGATGGCGCAGAGACTAAAAGACCTAAGTAGTAAATTTAAAATCTAAGAGTCTAGTCATAACACGTTTCGTCCGTATAAAACCATGTCATTTTGTTAATGACTAAAGCGTTAGCTGCTAAAGATCGGTCGAATGTTAAGAACTTGAGTTTTGAGGAGTTCTGATTCTATGAATCTTATATCCGAAGTGCGTCCTTTAGCCGTCGCTTTGTTTTCTATAGTATTAGGTGCCACCGGACAGTTTTTATTTCGCCTAGGAATGTTACAGTATGGTAAAGTAACGGTCACGGGAATTTGGCGACAACTCGGATCGATCCTTTTGACCCCAGCAATATTTTTCGGTTTCGCATGCTTTGGGGTCAGCTCTATTCTCTGGCTTGTTGTTATATCTCGTTGGGAGCTTAGCTTTGCGTATCCACTCGTTGCATTGGGGTATGTGCTGGCGATTCTTTATGGTACTTTGCTACTCCACGAAACGATCACGATTCCTAAAATCCTTGGAAGTTTACTGATTCTAGCGGGGATTAGTGTTCTAGGATTCTGGGGAACTTAAAAGAATTCTTTAAGGATGAGCAATTAAATAAAACAAATATGTTTTTTCTTATAAGAGAGTTGCAAGGGCTCAATGAATAAGATATGATGAATTAAGGGAAGTTATCTAAGTAGCTACCCCGGCGGTATTTACACATTTTAAGCACAACTAAATAAGCGTTTCCAAGTGGGACACCCATTATCTTTTTGGAGTCATAAGAGACAAGAAAAAGGGGCGTGTGTTGGATGCAATTAAAAGACTTCGGGCGAGGCGCGCGGATTGAATTATCCAAAATGGCCAAACAACTCGGAATGAGGTTTATCGGTTTTAATCCAAATGCACAACAAGTATCGTTGGAGTTTCAAGGAAAAGGGGTTACGTATCCCTTAGAGGAATTTGTTCAACAGTATGAAAGTGTTCGTCCCACGGCGCTGACGTAAACTGCATAAGGCATAGGGCTTGATTTGAAGTTAAGGGGGCTCTCACTCATTAATAAAGTAATGAGTGAGAGCCCCTACATGGTTAATAAGCTTATAGCTTTTGATAGAAGAATGAGGATACAGGCTTAAGTCCTAAATTATTCATCCCGAAGAGGTGTTCCGTGCTTCCGGTAAAGAGAATTCCGCCAGGACGTAAGGCATCCGTAAACTTCTTGTAGAGCATTTCCTTGGCTTCATCCGTGAAATAAATCACGACATTACGGCA
Encoded proteins:
- a CDS encoding methyl-accepting chemotaxis protein; the protein is MSVKVRILAILIAFALVPVLVGGGINYWTVYNDLSKTEREQAMFATQASANTMTILGQQMEQAAKTYGFWDDSHSAIQAKDTAWIVDNINVAADDFGIDFGITMDGTGTVLNSFGKETYTGDLRQQPLLKRAIAGEKILSGVYQAQKGLAFVGVAQVLGTKGTGVKAGYLVFGKYLTTDQIETVKKMTGSDLSVLPKAGQALVTNKQFTSNGINGSVVHSVGNGVSYLTSYTPLKDINNEEIGQLAITITANASMEARNDLLKVFLVIVIVSILLAIVIGLIAANVLIKPIVITSGLLKEVTAGDFSHEHKIESKGEIGEMLNAYNGMVGGLRVYVQGTNDSAEELANSTNMFSVNIDFLANASEEITRGVQEVASMVQNVQTNTKMTVDSVKRMTESIREISGNSLGVYELANQTAQLAESGVTEIESAVSQMNTILGQSKTMENEVVHLDENSQKVGQITEVITAIASQTNLLALNAAIEAARAGENGRGFSVVADEVRKLAEGATRAANEIKSIVFEIQKGTENVTNSILNEARSIAEGAELVRNAGQSFAEIQQAALHVTDKAMDITTETKQLASDSDDAVNIIMKAEENAVQVANSAQSIAAATQEQSASVQEVAGTIGSLNTMAQRLKDLSSKFKI
- a CDS encoding EamA family transporter; protein product: MNLISEVRPLAVALFSIVLGATGQFLFRLGMLQYGKVTVTGIWRQLGSILLTPAIFFGFACFGVSSILWLVVISRWELSFAYPLVALGYVLAILYGTLLLHETITIPKILGSLLILAGISVLGFWGT